Proteins co-encoded in one Synechococcus elongatus PCC 6301 genomic window:
- a CDS encoding DUF1350 family protein, whose protein sequence is MATPLWQTIYNNAVLLPESPKAIVHFLGGAFIAAAPQVTYRRLLEGLGDRGFAVIATPFINTFDHTTLADEVGRSYRLAYERLLALGLISPELPIFGVGHSMGSKLHLLMGCAQTSDRRGNVLLAFNNYSARRSIPLLGQLAPALDVTVEFSPSPARTLRLIRDRYSVANNLLVKFRNDEIDQTRDLIGALRDRFPETSEWLRLSGNHLTPVGQSLPQQTGLAWLDGVSQLASRELGRDLEVVTTAIADWCDRQLTAPATVV, encoded by the coding sequence ATGGCAACCCCACTCTGGCAAACGATTTACAACAATGCAGTGCTCTTGCCCGAGTCGCCCAAGGCAATCGTGCATTTCTTGGGTGGAGCATTCATTGCAGCTGCGCCTCAGGTGACTTATCGCCGCTTGTTGGAAGGCTTGGGCGATCGTGGTTTTGCGGTGATTGCCACGCCGTTTATCAACACCTTCGACCACACGACTCTGGCCGATGAGGTCGGCCGCAGCTACCGCTTAGCCTACGAGCGCCTCCTCGCCTTGGGGCTGATATCGCCAGAACTGCCGATCTTTGGAGTCGGTCACAGCATGGGCAGTAAGTTGCATTTGCTGATGGGTTGCGCCCAAACCAGCGATCGCCGTGGCAATGTCTTACTGGCCTTCAACAATTACTCAGCGCGGCGATCGATTCCGCTACTGGGGCAGTTAGCACCAGCGTTGGATGTCACGGTCGAGTTTTCACCTTCGCCAGCTCGTACCCTGCGCTTGATCCGCGATCGCTATAGCGTGGCGAATAATCTGCTGGTCAAATTCCGCAATGACGAAATTGACCAGACCCGCGATCTGATTGGGGCATTACGCGATCGCTTCCCTGAAACGAGTGAATGGCTGCGCCTGTCGGGTAATCACCTGACGCCGGTGGGGCAATCTCTGCCGCAGCAAACCGGCTTGGCTTGGTTGGATGGCGTTTCGCAGTTGGCCAGTCGGGAGTTGGGGCGTGATTTAGAGGTTGTGACGACCGCGATCGCGGACTGGTGCGATCGCCAGCTCACAGCGCCGGCAACGGTGGTCTAG
- a CDS encoding 2-succinylbenzoate--CoA ligase, which produces MATPLELLTCWGPDWLASGQGDRLGQLAEQRWLSLQGRPAQRVLIVHTDAIAYLADWIAAVSAGWPVILGNPHWRRQEWEAIATQLQPQQIWGEAPIATSVGIADPLETGWIGIATGGSSGGLRFAVQTWERLTAAALAFQRSPLIDGQAIAGICSLPLHHVSGLMVAVRSLVTGGPLWLLPWSELQSAECLPTCSEAVLSLVPTQLQRLLPLRSQWLQQRLLILLGGAPAWPTLLQQAQNLQLPIAPCYGATETAAFISVLFPQQFLAVSRGVGKPLPGVMIQLNADRTVAIQSPSLALGYWQGPGQVEPIIDAQGFWQSGDRGEWSADHSLILLGRQGDRILSGGEKIWPLEVETVLYNSGLVREVCVVGLADPDWGEVVAAAYVPQQQAVTPEQLKAAIAPELAPYKHPKQWLNCSALPRTSQGKLDRTAVRQLFAARPPLPAL; this is translated from the coding sequence ATGGCAACACCCCTAGAACTATTGACCTGCTGGGGACCCGATTGGTTAGCCAGTGGTCAGGGCGATCGCCTTGGACAGTTGGCAGAGCAGCGCTGGCTGAGTCTGCAAGGACGTCCAGCTCAGCGGGTGTTGATCGTTCATACAGATGCGATCGCCTATCTTGCTGACTGGATTGCAGCCGTCAGTGCTGGTTGGCCGGTCATCCTCGGTAACCCACATTGGCGGCGGCAGGAATGGGAGGCGATCGCCACGCAACTACAGCCGCAGCAGATTTGGGGCGAGGCTCCGATCGCGACTTCTGTGGGCATTGCCGATCCCCTTGAGACGGGCTGGATTGGCATTGCGACGGGAGGAAGTAGTGGCGGGTTGCGCTTTGCGGTGCAGACTTGGGAGCGACTGACGGCAGCTGCTTTGGCATTTCAGCGATCGCCCCTAATTGACGGTCAAGCGATCGCAGGCATCTGTAGCCTGCCTCTGCACCATGTCAGCGGCTTGATGGTGGCGGTGCGCAGTTTAGTGACGGGTGGCCCGCTCTGGCTGCTGCCTTGGTCCGAGCTGCAATCCGCGGAATGCTTGCCAACCTGTTCTGAGGCTGTCCTGTCGTTGGTACCGACTCAGTTACAGCGCTTGTTACCGCTGCGATCGCAGTGGCTCCAGCAGCGATTGCTGATTTTGCTGGGAGGCGCACCAGCTTGGCCGACCCTGCTCCAGCAGGCGCAGAACCTACAACTCCCGATCGCGCCTTGCTACGGCGCGACCGAAACGGCTGCTTTCATTAGCGTTCTTTTCCCACAGCAGTTTTTGGCAGTTTCTCGCGGCGTCGGAAAACCGCTACCGGGCGTCATGATCCAACTCAATGCCGATCGAACCGTAGCGATTCAATCCCCCAGTTTGGCCTTGGGCTACTGGCAGGGGCCGGGCCAAGTAGAGCCGATCATCGATGCCCAGGGCTTTTGGCAGAGCGGCGATCGTGGCGAATGGTCAGCGGATCACAGCCTGATTTTACTGGGGCGACAGGGCGATCGCATCCTCAGTGGTGGCGAGAAAATTTGGCCACTGGAAGTAGAAACGGTGCTCTACAACAGTGGTCTGGTTCGAGAAGTCTGTGTTGTGGGTTTGGCTGATCCTGACTGGGGGGAAGTGGTGGCCGCAGCCTATGTGCCTCAGCAACAAGCTGTGACGCCGGAACAACTCAAAGCTGCGATCGCGCCGGAGCTTGCACCCTACAAGCACCCTAAGCAATGGCTGAACTGCAGCGCTTTACCCCGCACGAGCCAGGGCAAACTCGATCGCACTGCCGTCCGTCAATTATTCGCGGCTAGACCACCGTTGCCGGCGCTGTGA